TCACTCGCACAAATCCAGACCACACCGGATGGTAACGAGGGACCGTCCCCGTACGCCGGACAGATTGTCCAAACTTCCGGAACGGTAACCGGCAAAAACGCCAATGGATTCTTTTTACAGGATGCGCCCGGCGCATGGAACGGATTGTGGGTTTTCTCCCCATCATTTGCGGATTCCGCGCAGATCGGCGATAATCTGACCATCACCGGTTTGGTGGATGAATTTAGCGATGTCACAGAAATGCTTAACTTGACGGAATACGTTGTCAATTCAACCGGCAACACGCTGCCCGATCCGGAAATGGTTTCCACCGCCGATTTTTCGCAGGAAAAATATGAAGGCGTGCTGGTTCACGTTTCCGAAGCGGCAGTCACCAATACCGATCTCGGGTTTGGCGAATGGGAAGTGAACGACGGTAGCGGTCCGGCAGTTGTGGATGATTTTATCTTCGCATTTGCCCCGGACAGCGGCGCGGTGTATAACATCACCGGTATCGGTCACTATACCTTTGGCGCTTACAAAATGGTGCCGCGCGACAGCGCTGATATCGAGCTGTTTGTTGCCGATCCCATCACCCAAAATTGGGAAAAAGGCGTTGGCGATTTCAGTTGGTTGACCACCGCCAACACCACTCGCGGCATGGGTTACAATCCTGTAACCGATCATCTGCTGGTGGTTTCCCGCGAAGGCGGCACCAATGTTTATGTATTGGATGCAGCCACCGGCGATTCGCTCAGTTCGCTGGATATGACCGGCGTTTCCGGCGGTATATTTTTATTGAATATCGCCAAAGCAGCCGCAGACGGCGCGATTTACGCCTGTAACCTGGCGCTCGCCAATGGCGAATTCAAGGTCTATCGCTGGGCGGATGAAAGCGCGGTGCCAACCGTTGCCTTTACCGGAATTGTTACCGGACGCAGTGGCGATGCGATGGGCGTTTACGGCAGCGGTGCAAATACAGTCATTTATGCCAGCGGTTCGGGCAGCACGGAAATCGTTCGGCTGACCACTACCGACGGCGTCAACTTTACGGCTGATACGCCGATTTCGGTTGCCGCAGGTTTGGCTCGCGGCGGCATTTCAGCAATCCCGGAAAGCATGGGCAGCGAATTGTGGGTGAACGGCACCGGTACTGCCACCAGTCACATCGATGTTAACGGCAACGTGATTGCCCAAACCAACGGTGGCGTGGTTGCGTCCAGTTGGTTTAGCGTGAACTATTTTGCCGGCGGCGGCAGTAAATTTATCGCCGTTGCAGCAAATCCCGGAGCGGATTTGGGCAACAAAATTCAGGTTTATGACATCACTGATTCCGAAACCGATCCGGTGCTATATGCCACCGGCGAATTGAGCTTTGCATTCAATGGCAACGCCAACGCTACCGGCGATCTGGCATACCGGATGAACAATGACGGCACTGTGACGCTGTTTCAATTGGTGACAAACAACGGCATTGCATCGTATGATGTTGAGCTGCCCGGCGGCGCCATTGGTGTTCCGGTTTTCTCAACCAATGAATTGATTTTCGGCGAAGTGCCGCTCGGCGGATTGGAAACGCTCTCGTTCTCGATCGAAAATCAAGGTGCGGCTGATGTGCAAATTCTCAGCGCAACGCTCAGCGATACGCTCTCGTTCAGCAGCACATTGCTCGGCAACGAGCTGATCCAGCCGGATTCCACGTTGCTCGTGACGGTCGCATTCGCGCCGGCTGCTGCCGGAACGTTTGCCGATAGTCTGGTCGTCACCACCAATTACGGCACGTTTTCAATAGCGTTGAACGGTTCGGCATACGAGCTGTATCCGTTGGATTGGCGTGTGTTGGCAGACAGCACCGATTGGTTCGGTACCAACAATCTGGTGCGCACCATTGCCTATAGCCAGGCAACCAATCATCTGTATGTCGTCAGTCGCGTTGGTGGCAATTTTGTGAAAGTGCTCGACGCGGAAACCGGCGAATTGGTAAAAGATCTGGATATGACCGGATTTACCGGCACCGGATTGATTCACCTAAACATGGCTGCCGCCACAACAGACGGCGTGATTTATGCAGCCAACCTTGCGCAGGGCGGTGATTTCGTGCTGTATCGCTGGGAAAATGAAGATGCGATGCTCACCACCGCGTTCAGCGGTATTCTGGACGGTCGGGTAGGGGATGTGATTTCCGTTAGCGGACACGATCACGGCACGGAAATCTACGTTTCGGGAAATGGCAACGCCAACGCATTCGTGCTCGGCACAGCCGATGGCGTCACTTTTTCCGTGACCGATACAATCCCGCTGCCGGAAGCCGATGCAGCACGTTTCGGGCTCAGCCCGGTGATGGATGGCGAATATTTCTTCATCAACGCGCCCGGAAAAGCGCCGCGTTACATCAAACGCAGCGGCGAAGTAGTTTATGCATTCGATACCGGTTTGGTCTCCGGCACGTCGATCAGCTATTTCGAAATCTTCACAACCGATTCGGAAACCCGCCGGTTTGTGGCAGCGCTCGATGGTTTTAGCCCGGGCATGCGCATTGTTGAACTACTCGGCGAACCCGGCGACAGCCTGATGACTGATTTCACCGTTTTGCCGGCAAATACGCCGAAATACCTGACCAAC
Above is a window of Calditrichia bacterium DNA encoding:
- a CDS encoding T9SS type A sorting domain-containing protein encodes the protein MLDTPIAVAGGLARGGISPIPSGLFERVSTEELWVNGSGTATSHIDGSGTVINAVNTGVVSSSWFNVQYMMGGDRKYIAITGNNSADNGPKVQVWDITDSETDPTFLGEGALSFAYNTNANATADLGFRNNGDTTLTVFQLITNNGIAAYTVDIPDPVVIPMVSLAQIQTTPDGNEGPSPYAGQIVQTSGTVTGKNANGFFLQDAPGAWNGLWVFSPSFADSAQIGDNLTITGLVDEFSDVTEMLNLTEYVVNSTGNTLPDPEMVSTADFSQEKYEGVLVHVSEAAVTNTDLGFGEWEVNDGSGPAVVDDFIFAFAPDSGAVYNITGIGHYTFGAYKMVPRDSADIELFVADPITQNWEKGVGDFSWLTTANTTRGMGYNPVTDHLLVVSREGGTNVYVLDAATGDSLSSLDMTGVSGGIFLLNIAKAAADGAIYACNLALANGEFKVYRWADESAVPTVAFTGIVTGRSGDAMGVYGSGANTVIYASGSGSTEIVRLTTTDGVNFTADTPISVAAGLARGGISAIPESMGSELWVNGTGTATSHIDVNGNVIAQTNGGVVASSWFSVNYFAGGGSKFIAVAANPGADLGNKIQVYDITDSETDPVLYATGELSFAFNGNANATGDLAYRMNNDGTVTLFQLVTNNGIASYDVELPGGAIGVPVFSTNELIFGEVPLGGLETLSFSIENQGAADVQILSATLSDTLSFSSTLLGNELIQPDSTLLVTVAFAPAAAGTFADSLVVTTNYGTFSIALNGSAYELYPLDWRVLADSTDWFGTNNLVRTIAYSQATNHLYVVSRVGGNFVKVLDAETGELVKDLDMTGFTGTGLIHLNMAAATTDGVIYAANLAQGGDFVLYRWENEDAMLTTAFSGILDGRVGDVISVSGHDHGTEIYVSGNGNANAFVLGTADGVTFSVTDTIPLPEADAARFGLSPVMDGEYFFINAPGKAPRYIKRSGEVVYAFDTGLVSGTSISYFEIFTTDSETRRFVAALDGFSPGMRIVELLGEPGDSLMTDFTVLPANTPKYLTNANGNASAQAVFNPVNNSLVEMVTNNGISSYSFDIIVPNDSLLVGIDSDLDAIPQAYALGQNYPNPFNPTTTFVVSLPQASDVKVMIYNVLGQQVAVLQNGKMQAGEHKFTFDASQFASGMYFYRVEANNFRAVKKMLLVK